The Miscanthus floridulus cultivar M001 chromosome 17, ASM1932011v1, whole genome shotgun sequence genome has a window encoding:
- the LOC136516510 gene encoding zinc finger CCCH domain-containing protein 35-like → MMMMGEGAHAPPWQQSPVSSGGSMMDADEAASPYALLAALQHYLPSNEVAAVAYDEDDEEAAALATVDAYACDKFRMYEFKVRLCSRGRSHDWMDCPYAHPGEKARRRDPRRYHYSGAACPDFRKGGCKRGDACELAHGVFECWLHPSRYRTQPCKDGTGCRRRVCFFAHTQGQLRVLPPQQSSASPRGAAASPLAESYDGSPLRRQAFESYLSKSGMIMSSSPTSTLVSPPRSPPSESSPPMSPDAASLRRGSWPGVGSPVNEVLASLRQLRLAGGGGGSPRSAPSGGGSFLAGCGGYPFGSPKSPAAGLYSLPSTPTRPSPVTVTTASGATIMTVERLNLGLSGDEEPVMERVESGRALREKVFERLSKDATVSNDTAASSANVEGAAPDVGWVSDLIN, encoded by the coding sequence ATGATGATGATGGGAGAGGGAGCGCACGCGCCGCCGTGGCAGCAGTCGCCGGTGAGCAGCGGCGGTAGCATGATGGACGCGGACGAGGCGGCGTCGCCGTACGCCCTCCTGGCGGCGCTGCAGCATTACCTGCCGTCGaacgaggtggcggcggtggcgtacgacgaggacgacgaggaggcggcggcccTGGCGACCGTCGACGCGTACGCCTGCGACAAGTTCCGGATGTACGAGTTCAAGGTGCGGCTGTGCTCGCGCGGGCGGAGCCACGACTGGATGGACTGCCCCTACGCGCACCCGGGGGAGAAGGCCCGGCGGCGCGACCCGAGGCGGTACCACTACTCCGGCGCCGCGTGCCCGGACTTCCGCAAGGGCGGGTGCAAGCGCGGCGACGCGTGCGAGCTCGCGCACGGGGTGTTCGAGTGCTGGCTCCACCCGTCTCGCTACCGGACGCAGCCCTGCAAGGACGGCACCGGGTGCCGCCGCCGCGTCTGCTTCTTCGCGCACACGCAGGGCCAGCTCCGCGTGCTGCCGCCGCAGCAGTCCAGCGCCAGCCCGAGGGGCGCGGCGGCGTCGCCGCTGGCCGAGTCGTACGACGGCTCGCCGCTCCGCCGGCAGGCGTTCGAGAGCTACCTCAGCAAGAGCGGCATGATCATGTCGTCGTCCCCGACCAGCACGCTCGTCTCGCCGCCGAGGTCGCCGCCGTCGGAGTCGTCCCCGCCAATGTCGCCGGACGCCGCCTCGCTCCGCCGCGGGTCGTGGCCGGGCGTCGGGTCGCCCGTCAACGAGGTCCTCGCCTCGCTgcgccagctccgcctcgccggcggcggcggaggctcgCCGAGGTCGGCGCCTTCCGGCGGCGGGTCGTTCTTGGCCGGCTGCGGCGGCTACCCGTTCGGGTCCCCAAAGTCACCGGCGGCCGGGCTGTACAGTCTCCCGTCCACGCCTACCCGGCCGTCCCCGGTGACGGTGACCACCGCCTCCGGCGCCACCATCATGACCGTGGAACGCCTCAACCTCGGACTCAGCGGGGACGAGGAGCCGGTCATGGAGAGGGTCGAGTCCGGGAGAGCCCTCCGCGAGAAGGTGTTCGAGCGGCTCAGCAAAGATGCCACCGTGTCCAACGACACCGCCGCCTCCTCAGCCAACGTTGAGGGAGCGGCCCCGGATGTCGGCTGGGTCTCCGACCTCATCAACTGA